The following coding sequences are from one Streptomyces sp. V3I7 window:
- a CDS encoding type III effector protein gives MAAADQPVPSGTSAQSPASFLAAAAALETIGNALRAAEHEPPDDPTARGSDPEQALASLLLLRQVREQLAGWETGLIETARRAGASWADLAHPLGVASRQAAERRYLRNRPGPAGTTAEQRVQAARERRAADRTLATWARRNAADLRRIAGQITGLTGLPTAAHIPISQLDAALAQDDPAALIHPLNATRPHLTNTHPDLAARLDALTNSANPAATTPD, from the coding sequence ATGGCAGCGGCCGACCAGCCGGTCCCTTCCGGCACCAGCGCCCAGAGCCCGGCTTCGTTCCTCGCCGCCGCAGCGGCACTGGAAACCATCGGCAACGCCCTGCGCGCCGCCGAGCACGAACCCCCGGACGACCCGACGGCCCGGGGCTCCGACCCGGAGCAGGCGCTGGCCTCCCTCCTGCTGCTGCGGCAGGTTCGCGAGCAGCTCGCCGGATGGGAAACGGGCCTGATCGAAACAGCCCGCCGCGCGGGTGCCAGCTGGGCCGATCTCGCTCACCCTCTCGGCGTCGCCAGCCGCCAGGCCGCCGAACGCCGCTACCTGCGCAACCGGCCCGGCCCTGCCGGAACCACCGCCGAACAACGCGTCCAGGCCGCCCGCGAACGTCGCGCCGCGGACCGCACCCTCGCCACCTGGGCCCGCCGCAACGCCGCCGACCTGCGCCGGATAGCCGGCCAGATCACCGGCCTCACCGGCCTCCCCACCGCCGCTCACATTCCGATCAGCCAACTCGACGCGGCCCTCGCCCAGGACGACCCCGCCGCCCTCATCCACCCCCTGAACGCCACCCGCCCCCACCTGACAAACACCCACCCCGACCTAGCCGCCCGACTCGACGCCCTCACGAACTCCGCCAATCCGGCGGCCACCACCCCTGACTGA
- a CDS encoding Hsp20/alpha crystallin family protein produces MLMRTDPFRELDRLAQQLMGPGTWSRPSAMAMDAYREGDEYVVAFDLPGVSPEAIDIDVERNMLTVSAERRPVTKGDDVQMELSERPLGVFSRQIVLADTLDTERIHADYDAGVLTLRIPIAERAKPRKITIGGESSRKEISGSG; encoded by the coding sequence ATGTTGATGCGCACCGACCCCTTCCGTGAGCTCGACCGGCTGGCTCAGCAGCTGATGGGCCCGGGCACCTGGTCGCGGCCGTCCGCGATGGCGATGGACGCCTACCGCGAGGGTGACGAGTACGTGGTGGCGTTCGACCTTCCCGGGGTCAGCCCGGAGGCGATCGACATCGACGTCGAGCGGAACATGCTCACCGTCAGCGCCGAACGTCGGCCCGTGACGAAGGGCGACGACGTGCAGATGGAACTGTCGGAGCGGCCGCTGGGTGTCTTCTCCCGGCAGATCGTGCTGGCCGACACGCTGGATACCGAGCGTATCCATGCCGACTACGACGCCGGGGTGCTCACCCTGCGCATCCCGATCGCCGAGCGCGCCAAGCCCCGCAAGATCACCATCGGCGGGGAATCCTCCCGCAAGGAAATCTCCGGCTCCGGCTGA
- a CDS encoding DUF2267 domain-containing protein, whose protein sequence is MTLRQEAFLDDVKERGEYRSRLEAERAARVVLALLGAHLVGEVRAQLAAHLPEEFALILLNPLQSAEPLSPERFVRATAAWIEGATEQTAAWDVSAVLSTVADAVGDDLLKQILLQLPAGYDLLFGRPQLA, encoded by the coding sequence GTGACCCTGCGACAAGAAGCGTTCCTCGACGATGTGAAGGAACGCGGCGAGTACAGAAGCCGGCTGGAGGCAGAACGCGCGGCCCGCGTGGTGCTCGCCCTGCTGGGCGCACACCTGGTCGGCGAGGTGCGTGCCCAGCTGGCGGCACACCTGCCGGAAGAATTCGCCCTGATCCTGCTCAACCCGTTGCAGAGTGCCGAACCGCTGTCACCGGAGCGGTTCGTGCGGGCGACCGCGGCCTGGATCGAGGGAGCCACCGAGCAGACCGCGGCCTGGGACGTCAGCGCCGTCCTCAGCACGGTGGCCGACGCCGTCGGCGACGACCTGCTCAAGCAGATCCTGCTCCAGCTTCCCGCAGGCTACGACCTGCTCTTCGGTCGCCCCCAGCTCGCCTGA
- a CDS encoding DUF2267 domain-containing protein, which yields MSDRRASLHHPSAMTFEQMLEKVRYEGAYPTRERAEEVVRLVLSGPGRQLTGDERVELAAHLPLEAARILTQQIPDPQPLTGWAFVKDLAARTGATPATTRWDTGSVLTTVAALAGPELLTRILRQLPSGYALMFGRAELTQAA from the coding sequence ATGTCCGACCGGCGTGCATCGCTCCACCACCCGTCCGCGATGACCTTCGAGCAGATGCTGGAGAAGGTCCGTTACGAAGGCGCCTACCCCACCCGTGAGCGGGCCGAGGAGGTCGTCCGGCTGGTCCTCTCGGGGCCTGGACGCCAGCTGACGGGCGACGAACGCGTCGAACTGGCTGCCCACCTGCCCCTGGAAGCCGCACGCATCCTCACCCAACAGATCCCCGACCCCCAGCCCCTCACCGGCTGGGCCTTCGTCAAAGACCTCGCCGCACGCACCGGCGCCACTCCTGCCACCACCCGCTGGGACACCGGCTCCGTCCTCACCACCGTCGCCGCCCTGGCCGGCCCCGAGCTGCTCACCCGCATCCTGCGTCAGCTCCCCTCCGGCTACGCGCTCATGTTCGGCCGCGCCGAACTCACCCAAGCCGCCTAG
- a CDS encoding DUF3291 domain-containing protein has translation MPHLALYTFGVLKSPLADPAPLTREFYDIGEAVYRKISQHPGYLAHAEAADGDRGALFEADWGAWGEFAVPTWYGKGRTPETTALAATLSLWTDLRPAFDAVYTGMHREALNRRYDWFERTGHPNYVFWWVSDGVIPTWRDGVSRLEHLHDHGSAPHAFTFHHSFAPDGTPTRIKGIGPKGDQVR, from the coding sequence ATGCCCCATCTTGCTCTGTACACATTCGGCGTCCTGAAGTCACCTCTCGCCGATCCCGCACCTCTCACGCGCGAGTTCTACGACATTGGTGAGGCCGTCTACCGGAAGATCAGTCAGCACCCCGGATACCTCGCGCATGCTGAAGCGGCAGACGGTGACCGGGGCGCGCTCTTCGAGGCGGACTGGGGTGCATGGGGAGAGTTCGCCGTACCGACTTGGTACGGCAAGGGCCGTACGCCGGAAACCACCGCCCTGGCCGCGACCCTCTCACTCTGGACCGACCTGCGCCCCGCCTTCGACGCCGTCTACACCGGTATGCACCGTGAGGCGCTGAACAGGCGTTACGACTGGTTCGAGAGGACAGGGCACCCAAATTACGTGTTCTGGTGGGTCTCCGACGGCGTGATACCCACCTGGCGGGACGGGGTTTCCAGGCTGGAGCACCTCCACGACCACGGCTCCGCGCCGCACGCCTTCACCTTCCACCACTCGTTCGCCCCGGACGGAACTCCGACCAGGATCAAAGGGATCGGGCCGAAGGGCGACCAGGTTCGCTGA